Proteins encoded by one window of Arachis hypogaea cultivar Tifrunner chromosome 1, arahy.Tifrunner.gnm2.J5K5, whole genome shotgun sequence:
- the LOC112718082 gene encoding uncharacterized protein, with protein MFANLLLEKNRGSIVRLEYYDQMILEEENHGCHLKGPYGGVLLCAVSLHANNGLFSIAFAIVGAECRDSWSFFLNCLHDALEDDRYTIMSDRQKGLTRAVSEYFPNSWHRHCSKHLLNNFKAKYPLLILQDLFWMAVKAPNEFLFKKAMEKMKTFDNNAYQYLMDIPLHTWSTHAFYTNHKSPHITNNVCESFNAWIDNLRSMTVLKLVDGLRVKIMMRFYTQFSSTASWSYNVGPRIATEINKTTEDARYCKVYDGFTRFPVNLVLHTCECKAWQISGLPCKHGAAAIIYIREKVENYCDAYYHKDKYIIAYFGLHSPLPDLDTLDDTNVFPPPLRRLPGRPRKSRIREKDEDAPSNARRISTVRCSNCKDLGHNRKGCQRAPVRAKKARQEISASESQTSMIKQTQQHASAQAKAKSQLQAKQIKRDIRKDKLLRKHSSNLTIQ; from the exons atgtttGCTAATCTGTTACTAGAAAAAAACAGGGGGAGCATAGTAAGATTGGAGTACTATGATCAAATGATATTAGAAGAGGAAAATC ATGGTTGTCATTTGAAAGGTCCATATGGAGGAGTATTGCTATGTGCAGTTTCTCTTCATGCAAATAATGGATTATTTTCCATAGCATTTGCTATAGTGGGGGCAGAGTGTAGAGACTCATGGAGCTTTTTCTTAAACTGCTTACATGATGCACTAGAAGATGATCGTTACACAATAATGAGTGACAGACAAAag GGATTGACACGTGCAGTTTCTGAGTACTTTCCAAATTCATGGCATAGACATTGTAGTAAGCATTTGTTGAATAATTTCAAAGCAAAATATCCATTATTGATCTTACAAGATCTTTTTTGGATGGCTGTCAAAGCTCCAAatgaatttctttttaaaaaggcAATGGAAAAGATGAAAACATTTGATAATAATGCCTACCAATATTTGATGGATATCCCATTACACACTTGGTCTACACATGCATTTTACACAAATCATAAAAGTCCACATATTACTAATAATGTGTGTGAATCGTTTAATGCTTGGATAGACAACTTAAGAAGCATGACTGTGTTGAAATTAGTGGATGGGCTAAGAGTCAAAATCATGATGAGATTCTACACACAGTTTTCTTCTACTGCATCTTGGTCATATAATGTTGGACCAAGAATTGcaactgaaataaataaaactacTGAAGATGCAAGATATTGCAAAGTATATGATGGTTTTACAAGATTCCCTGTGAATTTAGTATTGCATACATGTGAATGCAAAGCATGGCAAATAAGTGGGTTGCCATGCAAACATGGTGCGGCGGCCATTATTTACATACGGGAAAAAGTGGAGAATTATTGTGATGCATATTACCACAAAGATAAGTACATCATAGCTTATTTTGGACTACACAGTCCCTTACCAGATCTGGATACTTTGGATGATACAAATGTGTTTCCACCACCATTGCGTAGACTTCCGGGGAGACCAAGAAAAAGTAGGATAAGGGAAAAAGATGAAGATGCACCATCAAATGCAAGGAGAATTTCAACAGTTAGATGCTCTAATTGTAAAGATTTAGGACATAATAGAAAAGGCTGTCAAAGGGCTCCAGTAAGAGCCAAGAAAGCAAGACAG GAAATTTCAGCAAGTGAATCACAAACTTCAATGATAAAACAAACTCAACAACATGCTTCAGCACAGGCCAAAGCAAAGTCACAACTACAAGCCAAACAAATAAAAAGG GATATTAGGAAAGATAAACTTCTTAGAAAGCATTCTTCAAATTTGACGATTCAATGA